The following coding sequences lie in one Aureimonas sp. AU20 genomic window:
- the msuE gene encoding FMN reductase, which yields MAPLRILGLSGNVTQPSRTAALVASVVERLAELTGGEGDLVQLADAAPHVLSALTRATVGEKGEAILRRVETADLLVVGSPVYRASYTGALKHLFDLVDFNALAGKPAILAATGGSPLHGLVTDHQLRPLLSFFRALTLPTTLYAVEADFTDYRLDSPAIAARIERAAQEAAALLAGAPARAAQPIAVALHR from the coding sequence ATGGCTCCCCTTCGAATTCTCGGCCTTTCCGGCAATGTCACGCAGCCCTCTCGCACCGCCGCTCTGGTGGCCAGCGTCGTCGAGCGGCTTGCCGAGCTGACCGGGGGAGAGGGCGATCTCGTCCAGCTGGCCGACGCTGCCCCGCATGTGCTCTCGGCGCTGACCCGCGCGACCGTGGGCGAAAAGGGCGAGGCGATCCTGCGCCGGGTGGAGACCGCCGATCTGCTCGTGGTCGGCTCGCCTGTCTACCGCGCGTCCTACACCGGCGCGCTGAAACATTTGTTCGATCTCGTGGATTTCAACGCGCTGGCCGGCAAGCCGGCGATCCTCGCCGCCACGGGCGGCAGTCCGTTGCACGGGCTCGTCACCGACCACCAGCTTCGGCCGCTCCTGTCCTTCTTCCGCGCGCTCACCCTGCCGACCACGCTTTATGCCGTGGAGGCCGATTTCACCGATTACCGGCTGGACAGCCCGGCCATCGCCGCGCGGATCGAGCGCGCGGCGCAGGAGGCCGCCGCGCTTCTGGCCGGCGCGCCGGCCCGCGCAGCGCAGCCGATCGCCGTCGCTCTTCACCGCTGA
- the sfnG gene encoding dimethylsulfone monooxygenase SfnG: MSAPTENHALKFAYWVPNVSGGLVISNIEQRTSHHPQYNRELAQIAERAGFDYALSQIRFTAGYGADEQHESVSFSQDLLAATTSLKVIAAILPGPWNPALAAKQLATISVLSGGRIAVNIVSGWFRGEFHAIGEHWLDHDERYRRSEEFIRSLRGIWSEDSFTFRGDFYRFNDYSLKPKPVDPQPEIFQGGSSRAARDMAARVSDWYFTNGNTPEGLAAQVEDIRAKAAEHGRSVKVGINAFAIVRDTEEEAFAVRDEIVAKANPDAVKAFGHEVKNAGKASPEGEGNWAKSSFEDLVQYNDGFRTNLIGTPLQVAERIVALKRAGADLVLLGFLHFQEEVEAFGRTVLPLVRELEAEGDTQRLAAE; the protein is encoded by the coding sequence ATGTCCGCACCGACCGAGAACCACGCGCTGAAATTCGCCTATTGGGTGCCGAACGTCTCCGGCGGCCTGGTGATCTCGAACATCGAGCAGCGCACCAGCCATCATCCCCAATACAATCGCGAGCTGGCGCAGATCGCCGAACGCGCGGGCTTCGACTATGCGCTGAGCCAGATCCGCTTCACCGCCGGCTACGGCGCGGACGAGCAGCACGAGAGCGTGTCCTTCAGCCAGGATCTTCTGGCCGCGACCACCAGCCTCAAGGTCATCGCCGCTATCCTCCCGGGACCATGGAACCCGGCCTTGGCGGCCAAGCAGCTTGCGACCATCAGCGTGCTCAGCGGCGGGCGTATCGCGGTCAATATCGTGTCGGGTTGGTTCCGGGGCGAGTTCCACGCCATCGGAGAGCACTGGCTCGACCATGACGAGCGCTATCGCCGCTCGGAGGAGTTCATCCGCTCGCTGCGCGGCATCTGGAGCGAGGATTCCTTCACCTTCCGGGGCGACTTCTACCGCTTCAACGATTATTCGCTGAAGCCCAAGCCGGTCGATCCGCAACCCGAAATCTTCCAGGGCGGGTCGTCCCGCGCCGCGCGCGACATGGCCGCCCGCGTCTCGGACTGGTACTTCACCAACGGAAACACGCCCGAGGGCCTCGCGGCCCAAGTCGAGGACATCCGCGCCAAGGCGGCCGAGCACGGGCGCTCGGTCAAGGTCGGCATCAACGCCTTCGCTATCGTGCGCGACACGGAGGAGGAAGCCTTCGCCGTGCGCGACGAGATCGTCGCCAAGGCCAACCCGGACGCGGTCAAGGCCTTCGGCCACGAGGTGAAGAATGCCGGCAAGGCCTCGCCGGAAGGCGAAGGCAACTGGGCCAAATCGAGCTTCGAGGACCTCGTTCAGTACAATGACGGCTTCCGCACCAACCTGATCGGCACGCCGCTTCAGGTCGCCGAGCGCATCGTGGCGCTGAAGCGGGCGGGCGCCGATCTCGTGCTGCTCGGCTTCCTTCATTTCCAGGAAGAGGTCGAAGCCTTCGGTCGCACCGTTCTACCGCTGGTTCGCGAACTGGAAGCAGAGGGCGACACGCAGCGGCTCGCGGCGGAATAG
- a CDS encoding ABC transporter ATP-binding protein — MTVFPLEALPTSRAPIRPIRSTLARADSAMSSETALALSGVSLSFGGVAALSNIDLTVRPGEIRAIIGPNGAGKSSLVNVLSGLYRPDRGQIRIGDRSVSSVRASRLASLGIARTFQNLALFRGLSVRDNVAAGLTHRRRATWFGHVLGSPGARRERARDSAEVEEVLAQLHLSAHADRLAGGLPYGLQKRVELARALVARPRVLLLDEPMAGMTAGEKVEMAGFVREARDRLGTTVVLIEHDIGIVMGLSDHVAVLDYGRKIADGTPAEVSADPAVIAAYLGTVPAEAA; from the coding sequence ATGACGGTCTTCCCCCTGGAAGCCCTGCCGACCTCGCGCGCGCCGATCCGCCCGATCCGGTCAACACTGGCGCGAGCCGACAGCGCCATGTCGAGCGAGACCGCGCTGGCGCTGTCGGGCGTGTCGCTCTCCTTCGGCGGCGTCGCGGCGCTGAGTAATATCGACCTCACTGTCCGGCCGGGCGAGATCCGCGCCATCATCGGCCCCAACGGCGCCGGCAAGAGTTCGCTGGTCAATGTGCTGAGCGGCCTCTACCGGCCCGACCGGGGTCAAATCCGTATCGGCGATCGCAGCGTGTCCAGCGTGCGGGCCAGTCGCCTCGCGTCGCTCGGCATCGCCCGCACCTTCCAGAACCTCGCCCTGTTTCGCGGCCTGTCGGTTCGCGACAACGTGGCGGCGGGCCTCACCCATCGGCGCCGGGCGACCTGGTTCGGCCATGTCCTTGGCTCGCCCGGCGCGCGCCGGGAGCGGGCACGGGACAGCGCCGAGGTGGAGGAGGTGCTGGCCCAGCTTCACCTGTCGGCCCACGCCGATCGGCTGGCCGGCGGCCTGCCTTACGGGCTGCAGAAGCGGGTGGAACTCGCTCGCGCCCTGGTGGCGCGCCCGCGCGTCCTGCTGCTCGACGAGCCGATGGCCGGGATGACGGCTGGGGAAAAGGTCGAAATGGCGGGCTTCGTGCGCGAGGCGCGCGATCGGCTGGGCACAACGGTGGTGCTGATCGAGCATGATATCGGCATCGTCATGGGCCTGTCGGACCATGTCGCCGTGCTCGACTACGGACGCAAGATCGCCGACGGCACGCCGGCGGAGGTGTCCGCCGACCCTGCCGTGATCGCCGCCTATCTCGGCACGGTCCCGGCGGAGGCGGCGTAA
- a CDS encoding branched-chain amino acid ABC transporter permease produces the protein MAEGFDWLFFTEVLVGGLLAGVMYSLVAIGFVLIYKTSGVLNFAQGAMLLFAALTFVSLVERGLPFVLALIATLLVMAVLGLAIERAVLRPLTNRPPITLFMATLGLAYVIEGAAQLLWGTQVHALDLGIEDLPFDVGGVFVSQFDLFAAATAGLLVVGLIAFFRWTRIGLGFRAVADDQYAALAVGLRLPVIWASVWTAAGVVALVAGLLWGARLGVQFSLSLAVLKALPVLVLGGFDSILGAIVGGLLIGAGEKLAEVYLGEMFGGGIESWFAYVVALACLLVRPGGLFGKSVVERV, from the coding sequence ATGGCCGAGGGGTTCGACTGGCTCTTCTTCACCGAGGTTCTCGTCGGCGGGCTCCTCGCCGGCGTCATGTACTCGCTGGTCGCGATCGGCTTCGTCCTGATCTACAAGACCTCGGGCGTCCTCAACTTCGCGCAAGGCGCGATGCTGCTTTTCGCGGCGCTGACCTTTGTCAGCCTGGTCGAGCGCGGCCTTCCCTTCGTGCTGGCCCTCATTGCCACGCTTCTGGTCATGGCCGTGCTGGGCCTTGCCATCGAGCGGGCGGTGCTGCGGCCCCTCACCAACCGCCCGCCCATCACCCTGTTCATGGCGACGCTCGGCCTCGCCTATGTCATCGAGGGCGCGGCGCAGCTTCTCTGGGGCACGCAGGTCCATGCGCTGGATCTCGGCATCGAGGATCTGCCCTTCGATGTCGGCGGCGTCTTCGTCTCGCAGTTCGACCTGTTCGCCGCCGCCACCGCCGGCCTTCTGGTGGTTGGCCTCATCGCCTTCTTCCGCTGGACGCGCATCGGCCTCGGCTTTCGCGCCGTCGCGGACGATCAATACGCCGCCCTTGCGGTCGGCCTGCGCCTGCCGGTGATCTGGGCCAGCGTGTGGACGGCGGCAGGCGTCGTCGCCCTGGTCGCCGGTCTTCTCTGGGGCGCGCGGCTGGGCGTCCAGTTCTCGCTGTCGCTCGCGGTGCTCAAGGCCCTGCCCGTTCTGGTTCTCGGCGGCTTCGACTCGATCCTCGGCGCAATCGTCGGCGGCCTTCTGATCGGCGCGGGCGAAAAGCTGGCCGAGGTCTATCTCGGCGAAATGTTCGGCGGCGGCATCGAGAGCTGGTTCGCCTATGTCGTGGCGCTGGCCTGCCTGTTGGTTCGTCCGGGCGGCCTGTTCGGCAAGTCCGTGGTCGAGAGGGTCTGA
- a CDS encoding branched-chain amino acid ABC transporter permease translates to MSTLPLDRPAVRPRRPAPTAILALLALAYGIVPLVGTDYLFDALLTPFLALSLAALGLNLLTGYAGQLSLGSAAFMGVGAFAAFNLELRLPGLPLLASIALAGVCAAAVGLVFGLPSLRLRGFYLAVSTLAAQFFVTWALTKFGWFSNDSPSGVIDAPPLRIAGFTFASPAERYLFSLTLVAGLTYLAHRLVRSPIGRDFVAVRDNETAARIIGVPVLRTKLLAFALSSFVIGVAGALWAFAYLRTVEPHGFNLDRSFQILFIVIIGGLATLRGAFLGAALIVVFPLLLSRAGQALFGSVFDSGAIEMTQRMILGALIILFLILEPDGLAALFDRLKRRLLPQR, encoded by the coding sequence ATGTCCACCCTACCGCTCGACCGGCCCGCGGTCCGACCCCGCCGGCCGGCCCCCACGGCGATCCTCGCGCTTCTGGCCCTCGCCTACGGCATCGTGCCGCTCGTCGGCACGGACTATCTCTTCGACGCGCTGCTGACCCCCTTTCTAGCGCTCAGCCTCGCCGCGCTCGGGCTCAATCTCCTGACCGGTTATGCCGGCCAGCTTTCGCTCGGCTCGGCCGCCTTCATGGGGGTCGGCGCCTTTGCCGCCTTCAATCTGGAGCTGCGCCTGCCCGGTCTTCCGCTTCTCGCCTCGATCGCGCTCGCGGGCGTCTGCGCGGCGGCCGTGGGTCTCGTCTTCGGTCTGCCGAGCCTCCGCCTTCGCGGCTTCTATCTCGCGGTCTCGACGCTCGCCGCGCAGTTCTTCGTCACCTGGGCGCTTACCAAGTTCGGCTGGTTCTCCAACGACAGCCCGTCCGGCGTGATCGACGCCCCGCCGCTGCGCATCGCCGGCTTCACGTTCGCCTCACCCGCCGAGCGCTATCTCTTCTCGCTCACGCTGGTCGCCGGCCTGACCTACCTCGCCCACCGGCTGGTGCGCTCGCCGATCGGCCGCGACTTCGTCGCGGTGCGCGACAACGAGACGGCGGCGCGCATTATCGGCGTGCCTGTGCTGCGCACCAAGCTTCTGGCCTTCGCCCTGTCCTCCTTCGTGATCGGCGTTGCCGGGGCGCTCTGGGCCTTCGCCTATCTCAGGACCGTCGAGCCGCACGGCTTCAATCTCGACCGGTCCTTCCAGATCCTGTTCATCGTCATCATCGGCGGGCTCGCGACGCTTCGTGGCGCTTTTCTCGGCGCGGCGCTGATCGTGGTCTTTCCGCTGCTTCTGTCCCGCGCCGGACAGGCGCTGTTCGGCTCCGTGTTCGACAGCGGCGCCATCGAGATGACGCAGCGCATGATCCTCGGCGCCCTCATCATCCTGTTCCTGATCCTCGAACCCGACGGCCTCGCCGCCCTGTTCGACCGCCTGAAGCGCCGGCTCCTGCCCCAGCGTTGA
- a CDS encoding ABC transporter substrate-binding protein, with protein sequence MKPLSLLRSAALSTALGLAALGLACAHGARADEQYFPLQSYRVGPYAAGGTGFFGGFIDYLNLVNTRDGGVNGVKLTWSEGETQYEVEKGVEVYERLKTHPDIAAWNPLSVGIAYAMIDRITQDKVPLVTINHGRTDSTDGRVFPYVFPLLLNPYSETSGIVNYIAAKEGGLEKLKGKKLVVLYHGSPYGKETIPIYELLAEQYGFTVQQIEVPHPGNEQQAQWLTIRRAKPDYVVLRGWGVMNPVALKTAQKTGFPADHIVGNVWSNSEEDVKPAGDAAKGYTAITTQASGNSYPVVQEIIKTLYDKGQGNLADTSRIGSVYHNLGIVNGILNVEAIRIAQEKFGKRTLSGDEVRWGFEHLRLDPARVEALGAKDLFHSINVTWDNHEGEGRVTFQQWDGQKWNVVSDWIAPDWALLRPIIEKSAEAYAREKGIQLRTAEDAEKVASGKQAAAQ encoded by the coding sequence ATGAAACCGCTTTCGCTTCTTCGATCCGCCGCCCTATCGACGGCTCTCGGCCTTGCCGCGCTGGGTCTTGCCTGCGCCCACGGGGCCCGTGCCGACGAGCAGTACTTCCCGCTCCAGAGCTACCGCGTCGGCCCCTATGCCGCCGGCGGCACGGGCTTCTTCGGCGGGTTCATCGACTATCTCAACCTCGTCAACACGCGCGACGGCGGGGTCAACGGCGTCAAGCTGACCTGGAGCGAGGGCGAGACGCAATACGAGGTGGAAAAGGGGGTCGAGGTCTACGAGCGCCTGAAGACCCATCCCGACATTGCAGCCTGGAACCCGCTCTCGGTCGGCATCGCCTATGCCATGATCGACCGGATCACGCAGGACAAGGTGCCGCTCGTCACCATCAACCACGGCCGCACGGACTCCACCGACGGCCGCGTCTTCCCCTATGTCTTCCCGCTGCTGCTCAACCCCTATAGCGAGACGTCGGGCATCGTGAACTACATCGCCGCCAAGGAGGGCGGGCTGGAGAAGCTGAAGGGCAAGAAGCTCGTGGTGCTCTACCACGGCTCGCCCTACGGCAAGGAGACGATCCCGATCTACGAGCTCTTGGCCGAGCAATACGGCTTCACCGTGCAGCAGATCGAGGTGCCTCATCCCGGCAACGAGCAGCAGGCGCAATGGCTGACGATCCGCCGCGCCAAGCCGGATTATGTCGTTCTGCGCGGCTGGGGTGTGATGAACCCCGTGGCGCTGAAGACCGCGCAGAAGACGGGCTTCCCGGCGGACCATATCGTCGGCAACGTCTGGTCCAATTCGGAAGAGGACGTGAAGCCGGCGGGCGACGCCGCCAAGGGCTACACCGCGATCACCACCCAGGCCTCGGGCAACAGCTATCCCGTGGTGCAGGAGATCATCAAGACGCTCTACGACAAGGGCCAGGGCAACCTAGCGGACACGAGCCGCATCGGCTCGGTCTACCACAATCTCGGCATCGTCAACGGTATCCTGAACGTCGAGGCGATCCGCATCGCGCAAGAGAAGTTCGGCAAGCGAACGCTGAGCGGCGACGAGGTGCGCTGGGGCTTCGAGCATCTCCGGCTCGACCCAGCCCGCGTCGAGGCGCTGGGCGCCAAGGACCTGTTCCACTCGATCAACGTCACCTGGGACAATCACGAGGGCGAGGGCCGCGTGACCTTCCAGCAATGGGACGGGCAGAAGTGGAACGTCGTGTCCGACTGGATCGCGCCGGACTGGGCGCTGCTGCGCCCGATCATCGAGAAGTCGGCCGAAGCCTACGCTAGGGAAAAGGGCATTCAGCTGCGCACCGCCGAGGATGCCGAGAAGGTCGCCTCGGGCAAGCAGGCCGCCGCGCAGTAA
- a CDS encoding ABC transporter ATP-binding protein, which yields MSALDSSPPLLDIGSVHAVYNEAILALSGVSLTVRKGEIVALLGSNGAGKSTVLKAVSRLLKAERGRLTRGHIRFEGEDVAALGPGELVRRGLVPVLEGRHCFKSLSVEENLLTGALGRGSSRREAAQDLERVYSFFPRLVQKRRLAAGLVSGGEQQMVAIGRALMGRPRLLVLDEPSMGLAPQITQTIFATLADLNRREGLSILVAEQNAAVALHHASRAVVIENGVCVLAGPAEELKARGDISAFYLGLAPTPRPAAGATGHSLH from the coding sequence ATGTCCGCTCTCGATTCCAGCCCGCCTCTTCTCGACATCGGCTCGGTGCATGCCGTCTACAACGAGGCGATCCTTGCCTTGTCCGGCGTCTCGCTCACCGTCCGAAAGGGCGAGATCGTCGCGCTTCTCGGCTCCAACGGCGCCGGCAAGTCGACGGTTCTCAAGGCCGTGTCGCGGCTTCTCAAGGCCGAACGCGGGCGCCTCACGCGCGGCCATATCCGCTTCGAGGGTGAGGACGTCGCCGCGCTAGGCCCCGGCGAACTCGTTCGTCGCGGCCTCGTGCCGGTTCTGGAGGGGCGCCATTGCTTCAAGTCGCTGAGCGTCGAGGAGAATTTGCTGACGGGCGCGCTCGGGCGCGGCTCCAGCCGGCGCGAGGCCGCGCAGGATCTCGAGCGCGTCTATAGCTTCTTCCCCCGCCTCGTCCAGAAGCGGCGTCTGGCGGCCGGGCTGGTTTCGGGCGGCGAGCAGCAGATGGTGGCGATCGGGCGCGCCTTGATGGGCCGCCCGCGCCTTCTGGTGCTGGACGAGCCCTCGATGGGCCTCGCGCCCCAGATCACGCAGACGATCTTCGCGACGCTGGCGGATCTCAATCGCCGCGAGGGCCTGTCGATCCTCGTCGCCGAGCAGAATGCGGCCGTGGCGCTTCACCACGCGAGCAGAGCGGTCGTGATCGAGAACGGCGTCTGCGTCCTTGCCGGCCCGGCCGAGGAGTTGAAGGCGCGGGGCGACATCAGCGCCTTCTATCTCGGCCTCGCGCCGACGCCCCGACCCGCCGCCGGCGCAACCGGCCATTCCCTTCACTGA
- a CDS encoding SfnB family sulfur acquisition oxidoreductase, with amino-acid sequence MTIAGQKIEAAAKAVPGLPRPSAHAHVIADDAEAIAVATAIADRIRPGAARRDAERIWPVEELDAYSQSGLWSINVPKVYGGPEVSYATLAKVIEIISAADPSIGQITQNHLGVVAAIRTVSDEAQKALLFAEVLRGVRFGNAFSEFGSKRAADFETKFTDAGDHVVVTGRKFYSSGALLAHLVPIVALDEEGRAWYAIADRNAEGLTVIDDWSAFGQRTTLSGTVLVDHVKVPKTHLVPGYKGYEVPTVDGAIFQIIQVAVDTGIARAAIEDTIDFVRTKSRAWVDSGLERASDDPYTIQAVGRLTLQLHAAQALQHLAGEAVDRAVAAPSAESVAAAQIAVAEAKILSTEIAIEATNKLFELAGTRSTLAEHNLDRHWRNARTHTLHDPVRWKVAILGNHALNGVNPPLHAWS; translated from the coding sequence ATGACGATCGCCGGTCAGAAGATCGAAGCCGCCGCCAAGGCCGTTCCCGGCCTGCCGCGCCCCTCCGCGCACGCGCATGTCATCGCCGACGACGCCGAGGCGATCGCGGTCGCGACAGCAATCGCTGATCGCATCCGCCCTGGCGCGGCGCGGCGCGACGCCGAGCGGATCTGGCCGGTCGAGGAACTGGACGCCTATTCCCAGTCCGGCCTCTGGTCGATCAACGTGCCGAAGGTCTATGGCGGGCCGGAGGTCTCCTACGCCACGCTCGCCAAGGTGATCGAGATCATCTCGGCCGCCGACCCGTCCATCGGCCAGATCACGCAGAACCATCTCGGCGTGGTGGCGGCCATCCGCACGGTGTCCGACGAAGCGCAGAAGGCGCTTCTGTTTGCCGAGGTGCTGCGGGGCGTGCGCTTTGGCAACGCCTTCTCCGAGTTCGGCTCCAAGCGTGCCGCCGATTTCGAGACGAAGTTTACCGATGCCGGCGATCATGTCGTCGTCACCGGCCGCAAATTCTATTCCAGCGGCGCGCTGCTCGCCCATCTCGTGCCGATCGTCGCCTTGGACGAGGAAGGCCGCGCCTGGTACGCGATCGCCGACCGCAACGCCGAAGGGCTCACCGTGATCGACGACTGGTCCGCCTTCGGCCAGCGGACCACACTGTCTGGCACCGTTCTCGTCGACCATGTGAAAGTGCCCAAGACCCATCTCGTGCCGGGCTACAAGGGCTACGAGGTGCCGACAGTCGACGGCGCGATCTTCCAGATCATCCAGGTCGCCGTGGACACCGGCATCGCCCGCGCGGCGATCGAGGACACGATCGACTTCGTGCGCACCAAGTCGCGCGCCTGGGTGGATTCCGGGCTGGAGCGCGCGTCGGACGATCCCTATACGATCCAGGCGGTGGGCCGCCTGACGCTTCAGCTCCACGCCGCGCAGGCGCTGCAGCACCTCGCCGGCGAGGCGGTGGACCGCGCCGTCGCCGCCCCCTCCGCCGAGAGCGTCGCGGCCGCGCAGATCGCCGTGGCCGAGGCCAAGATCCTGTCCACCGAGATCGCGATCGAGGCGACCAACAAGCTGTTCGAGCTTGCCGGCACCCGCTCCACGCTGGCCGAGCACAATCTCGACCGGCACTGGCGCAACGCCCGCACCCACACGCTGCACGACCCCGTGCGCTGGAAGGTCGCGATCCTCGGCAATCACGCCCTAAACGGCGTCAACCCGCCGCTTCACGCCTGGAGCTGA
- a CDS encoding DUF1476 domain-containing protein yields the protein MSGLRRRLNSQASMPRGPRVPDPVGQEEEKMSIFPDREAAFEQKFVHDEEVAFLVRMARERRFGLWAAGRMGQDEEAAAAYARSLVKGALDGKTDAELLAEVQRDLAARGVSASPTELQQAMLQAETGARTQVMGADPSALDRR from the coding sequence TTGAGCGGACTTCGCCGTCGCCTAAACTCTCAAGCGTCGATGCCTCGTGGCCCGCGCGTCCCGGACCCGGTCGGCCAGGAGGAGGAAAAGATGAGCATTTTTCCGGATCGCGAAGCGGCTTTCGAGCAGAAATTCGTTCATGACGAGGAGGTCGCGTTTCTGGTCCGGATGGCGCGCGAGCGCCGCTTCGGCCTTTGGGCCGCCGGGCGGATGGGGCAGGATGAAGAAGCGGCCGCCGCCTATGCGCGGTCGCTTGTGAAGGGCGCGCTCGACGGAAAGACGGATGCCGAGCTTCTTGCAGAAGTCCAACGCGATCTGGCGGCGCGCGGCGTGTCTGCGTCCCCCACCGAGTTGCAACAGGCCATGCTACAGGCGGAAACCGGCGCCCGGACGCAAGTGATGGGCGCCGATCCGAGCGCACTCGATCGGCGGTGA
- a CDS encoding ABC transporter ATP-binding protein: MSAIALKAIRKDYGAVNVIRRVDLEIASGEFIVLVGPSGCGKSTLLRMIAGLEEISAGELFIGGRSVGQLPPAERNIAMVFQDYALYPHMSVEENMAFGLKMRDGDPAAIDGKVKNASAILKLDPFLDRRPAQLSGGQRQRVAMGRAIVRDPDAFLFDEPLSNLDAALRVEMRLEIAKLHRRIRATTVYVTHDQVEAMTLADRIVVMNGGHMEQVGAPLDLYQRPQTLFVAKFIGSPTMNTLDCEILGSDALELRLRLPAREISLPPLASAAGSTQVTLGIRPEDLEISAPEAAWFTGELSVVERLGSQTFGYLDIGEERMVTVEFPRTSPVRVGERLSVAGRADHAHLFAKEDGRRLN; encoded by the coding sequence ATGTCGGCCATTGCCTTGAAGGCGATCCGCAAGGACTACGGTGCGGTGAACGTGATCCGGCGCGTGGATCTCGAGATCGCCAGCGGCGAATTCATCGTGCTGGTCGGCCCGTCCGGCTGCGGCAAGTCCACGCTTCTGCGCATGATCGCCGGGCTGGAGGAGATCAGCGCCGGCGAATTGTTCATCGGCGGGCGCTCCGTCGGCCAGCTGCCGCCGGCCGAGCGCAACATCGCCATGGTGTTTCAGGACTACGCGCTCTATCCGCATATGTCGGTGGAGGAGAACATGGCCTTCGGCCTGAAGATGCGCGACGGCGATCCCGCCGCCATCGACGGCAAGGTGAAGAACGCCTCCGCCATCCTGAAGCTCGACCCGTTTCTTGACCGGCGCCCCGCGCAGCTATCGGGCGGCCAGCGCCAGCGCGTCGCCATGGGCCGGGCCATCGTGCGCGATCCCGACGCCTTCCTGTTCGATGAGCCCTTGTCCAATCTCGACGCCGCCTTGCGCGTCGAGATGCGGCTCGAAATCGCCAAGCTGCATCGGCGCATTCGCGCCACCACGGTTTATGTCACGCACGATCAGGTCGAGGCGATGACCCTGGCGGACCGGATCGTGGTGATGAACGGCGGCCATATGGAACAGGTCGGCGCGCCGCTCGACCTCTACCAGCGACCGCAGACCCTGTTCGTCGCCAAGTTCATCGGCAGCCCGACCATGAACACGCTGGATTGCGAAATCCTCGGCAGCGACGCGCTGGAGCTGCGCCTGCGCCTGCCCGCGCGCGAGATCAGCCTGCCGCCCCTGGCGTCCGCCGCCGGCTCAACGCAGGTCACGCTCGGCATTCGGCCGGAAGACCTCGAAATCAGCGCGCCGGAGGCCGCCTGGTTCACGGGCGAGCTTTCGGTGGTGGAGCGCCTGGGCAGCCAGACCTTCGGCTATCTCGACATCGGCGAGGAGCGCATGGTCACGGTGGAATTCCCCCGAACCAGCCCCGTTCGTGTCGGAGAGCGCCTGTCCGTCGCCGGGCGCGCCGACCATGCCCATCTCTTCGCCAAGGAGGATGGACGTCGCCTCAACTGA
- a CDS encoding GntR family transcriptional regulator has translation MKSKEIVVEEARGGEDRQRAGGRRAASGKSAAAFTSLKREIMLGELRPGQALVELELATRFGCSQGTVREALLQLQDEGLVLRNGYRGTQVSDCTLEEAVELFRIRQSIECRGIVHVLRHPSRTLVSDLKAMLADMTRAAEREDELELASIDREFHGRIFADAGLPALDPILRRCLIHNHRYKISRSTQARDLAQTARRHEPIVAAIEARDLAAASAALFHHIATIVDFGPNVFPDHVQ, from the coding sequence ATGAAGAGCAAGGAGATCGTCGTGGAAGAAGCGCGGGGCGGGGAGGATCGGCAAAGGGCGGGTGGCAGGCGCGCGGCGTCCGGCAAGTCCGCTGCCGCCTTCACATCGCTGAAGCGCGAGATCATGCTGGGCGAGCTGCGGCCGGGCCAGGCGCTGGTCGAGCTGGAACTCGCCACCCGCTTCGGCTGCAGCCAGGGCACGGTGCGCGAGGCGCTGCTGCAGTTGCAGGACGAAGGACTGGTGCTGCGCAACGGCTATCGCGGCACGCAGGTCTCCGACTGCACGCTGGAAGAGGCGGTGGAGCTGTTCCGCATCCGCCAGTCCATCGAATGCCGCGGCATCGTCCATGTGCTGCGCCATCCCAGCCGCACGCTGGTTTCCGATCTCAAGGCCATGCTCGCCGACATGACCCGCGCGGCCGAGCGGGAGGACGAGCTGGAGCTCGCCTCGATCGACCGCGAGTTCCACGGCCGCATCTTCGCCGATGCCGGCCTGCCGGCGCTGGACCCGATCCTGCGCCGCTGCCTCATCCACAATCATCGCTACAAGATCTCGCGCTCGACGCAGGCGCGCGACCTTGCCCAGACCGCCCGGCGCCACGAGCCGATCGTCGCCGCCATCGAGGCGCGAGACCTTGCCGCCGCCTCGGCCGCCCTTTTCCACCATATCGCGACGATCGTGGATTTCGGCCCGAACGTCTTTCCGGATCACGTCCAATGA